The Bos mutus isolate GX-2022 chromosome 7, NWIPB_WYAK_1.1, whole genome shotgun sequence genome window below encodes:
- the ARRDC2 gene encoding arrestin domain-containing protein 2 isoform X2, with product MRPGGVRSFALELARGPGDAYRGGERLCGRVLLEVAAPLRVLALEVAARGGAVTHWLEGRSVGVNAVSSDYAAAETYLRRRQLLLRGTGETTTLPPGRHEFPFSFQLPPTLVTSFEGKHGSVRYCIKATLHRPWVPARRTRKVFTVIEPVDINTPALLAPQAGAREKIARSWYSNRGLVSLSAKIDRKGYTPGEVIPVFAEIDNGSTRPVLPRAAVVQTQTFMARGARKQKRAVVASLSGEPVGPGRRALWQGRALRIPPVGPSILHCRVLHVDYALKVCVDIPGSSKLLLELPLVIGTIPLHPFGSRSSSVGSHASFLMDWGLGILPERPEAPPEYSEVVPDEEVAAMEQSLLPLLQDSDMSMEGPFFAYIQEFRYRPPPLYSEEDPNPPSEARRPRCMTC from the exons ATGCGCCCGGGGGGCGTGCGCAGCTTCGCGCTGGAGCTGGCGCGGGGCCCGGGCGACGCGTACCGCGGCGGGGAGCGCCTGTGCGGCCGGGTGCTGCTGGAGGTGGCGGCGCCGCTGCGGGTGCTAGCGCTCGAGGTGGCGGCGCGCGGCGGGGCGGTCACGCACTGGCTCGAGGGCCGAAGCGTGGGTGTCAACGCCGTCTCCAGCGACTACGCGGCCGCCGAGACGTACCTGCGACGGCGGCAGCTGCTGCTCCGAG GCACTGGAGAGACCACAACGCTGCCTCCTGGGCGTCATGAATTCCCATTCAGCTTCCAGCTGCCACC GACGCTAGTGACTTCCTTTGAAGGCAAACACGGCAGTGTCAGATACTGCATCAAAGCCACCCTCCACCGGCCCTGGGTCCCTGCCCGTCGGACAAGGAAGGTGTTTACTGTTATTGAGCCTGTGGATATCAACACACCGGCTCTGCTG GCCCCTCAAGCCGGAGCTCGGGAAAAGATCGCCCGATCCTGGTACAGTAACCGTGGCCTTGTCTCCCTCTCAGCCAAGATCGACCGCAAGGGCTACACACCAG GTGAAGTGATCCCTGTCTTCGCTGAGATCGACAACGGCTCCACGCGCCCCGTGCTGCCTCGGGCAGCCGTGGTCCAGACCCAGACCTTCATGGCGCGAGGTGCCCGAAAACAGAAGCGAGCTGTGGTGGCTAGCCTctcgggggagcctgtgggcccCGGGCGGCGGGCGCTGTGGCAGGGCCGGGCTCTGCGGATCCCTCCCGTGGGTCCTTCTATCCTGCACTGTCGTGTGCTGCACGTGGACTATGCCCTCAAG GTCTGCGTGGACATCCCGGGCTCATCCAAGCTGCTCTTGGAGCTCCCACTGGTCATCGGCACCATCCCTCTGCACCCTTTCGGCAGCCGCTCATCCAGTGTGGGCAGCCATGCCAGCTTCCTGATGGACTGGGGGCTGGGGATCCTGCCAGAGCGGCCTGAAG CCCCTCCCGAGTACTCCGAGGTGGTGCCTGACGAGGAGGTGGCAGCCATGGAGCAGAGCCTCTTGCCACTACTACAGGACTCTGACATGAGCATGGAAGGCCCCTTCTTTGCCTACATCCAGGAGTTCCGCTACCGCCCACCGCCCCTGTACTCCGAG GAGGATCCAAACCCACCGTCGGAGGCCCGGAGGCCACGCTGCATGACCTGCTGA
- the ARRDC2 gene encoding arrestin domain-containing protein 2 isoform X1: MLFDKVKAFVVLLDGASAGSEPVFSGGQAVAGRVLLELAGPARVSSLKLRARGRAHVHWTESRSAGSSTAYTQSYSERVEVVSHRATLLAPGTGETTTLPPGRHEFPFSFQLPPTLVTSFEGKHGSVRYCIKATLHRPWVPARRTRKVFTVIEPVDINTPALLAPQAGAREKIARSWYSNRGLVSLSAKIDRKGYTPGEVIPVFAEIDNGSTRPVLPRAAVVQTQTFMARGARKQKRAVVASLSGEPVGPGRRALWQGRALRIPPVGPSILHCRVLHVDYALKVCVDIPGSSKLLLELPLVIGTIPLHPFGSRSSSVGSHASFLMDWGLGILPERPEAPPEYSEVVPDEEVAAMEQSLLPLLQDSDMSMEGPFFAYIQEFRYRPPPLYSEEDPNPPSEARRPRCMTC, translated from the exons ATGCTGTTCGACAAGGTGAAGGCATTCGTAGTGCTGCTGGATGGTGCTAGCGCGGGCTCTGAGCCCGTGTTCAGCGGCGGCCAGGCGGTGGCCGGCCGAGTGCTTCTGGAGCTAGCGGGCCCGGCGCGAGTGAGCTCCCTGAAGCTGCGCGCGCGGGGTCGCGCCCATGTGCACTGGACCGAGTCTCGCAGCGCGGGCTCGAGCACGGCGTATACGCAGAGCTACAGCGAGCGCGTGGAGGTTGTGAGCCACCGTGCCACGCTACTCGCGCCAG GCACTGGAGAGACCACAACGCTGCCTCCTGGGCGTCATGAATTCCCATTCAGCTTCCAGCTGCCACC GACGCTAGTGACTTCCTTTGAAGGCAAACACGGCAGTGTCAGATACTGCATCAAAGCCACCCTCCACCGGCCCTGGGTCCCTGCCCGTCGGACAAGGAAGGTGTTTACTGTTATTGAGCCTGTGGATATCAACACACCGGCTCTGCTG GCCCCTCAAGCCGGAGCTCGGGAAAAGATCGCCCGATCCTGGTACAGTAACCGTGGCCTTGTCTCCCTCTCAGCCAAGATCGACCGCAAGGGCTACACACCAG GTGAAGTGATCCCTGTCTTCGCTGAGATCGACAACGGCTCCACGCGCCCCGTGCTGCCTCGGGCAGCCGTGGTCCAGACCCAGACCTTCATGGCGCGAGGTGCCCGAAAACAGAAGCGAGCTGTGGTGGCTAGCCTctcgggggagcctgtgggcccCGGGCGGCGGGCGCTGTGGCAGGGCCGGGCTCTGCGGATCCCTCCCGTGGGTCCTTCTATCCTGCACTGTCGTGTGCTGCACGTGGACTATGCCCTCAAG GTCTGCGTGGACATCCCGGGCTCATCCAAGCTGCTCTTGGAGCTCCCACTGGTCATCGGCACCATCCCTCTGCACCCTTTCGGCAGCCGCTCATCCAGTGTGGGCAGCCATGCCAGCTTCCTGATGGACTGGGGGCTGGGGATCCTGCCAGAGCGGCCTGAAG CCCCTCCCGAGTACTCCGAGGTGGTGCCTGACGAGGAGGTGGCAGCCATGGAGCAGAGCCTCTTGCCACTACTACAGGACTCTGACATGAGCATGGAAGGCCCCTTCTTTGCCTACATCCAGGAGTTCCGCTACCGCCCACCGCCCCTGTACTCCGAG GAGGATCCAAACCCACCGTCGGAGGCCCGGAGGCCACGCTGCATGACCTGCTGA